The following DNA comes from Paenibacillus crassostreae.
AAACCTTTGCTTGCGTCCATTACGCGTCCAGACTTCTCAATGTTCACCGTTGAACCATTTTTTAATAGAAGCCGATCATTCTTACTCGGTAGGAAGATGATTTTCTCGGTCTCTTTCAGTTCAGGAGCTAGCTGCAGTAACTGATGCAGATTTACTTTTCCTTTGAATCCATTCAACTTCTTATATTGTGGATACGTCTTCTCACCCGTATTCTCGTCACGAATCTCAATGACCATCTGCCCCACAAATCCTCGATTCGCTTTCTTGACAGCTGCTAATATAAAGTAGATCGCTGCAAGAACGGCAGCAAGTGCAATCACGCCACCAATGATTGGAACAATTGCAAAAGGATCCTTCTCTTCTTCCACGACAGGTGTTGGCTTAGTTGGACTAGCTCCACCGGGCTTGGCACTTATTGACACAACGGGCGTTTCTCGATAAAGACTACTATCTTCTGCCACAACGGAGATCTCGTAGTCATGTTCAGCAGCAACCTTATAGGACCCCTCGAACCCATCACCCGTATTGGTCATCTCAATCTCTTGCGTATCTCCGCTATCAACATCTTTCACCATTAGCTTAGCATTCATATCCTGATAAAGTGTGCTATTCTGTAACTTTTGTCCACTACTCGTCAGATACGAGGTAATATCAATGTTATCACCCTTTTTAAACGTATTGCTTGAAAGAGGGTCCATGGTTAGCTCAATATCATAGTTGAAGACGAGATTAATATCGATTTTATCCTTATTTACACCTTTTACCTGCAGTGTCCAATCCCCACTTTTGGGCTTCAGTAGTTTTAATAAGGAATAGCTTTTCGACTGTGAATACAGAATATCGTTAGAAGGTATCGTTTGGCTTGCTCCAGTAGGGTCTGTTAATTTAACTTCTACTGCTTGTGCTGACATAATGGAGATATTCGCTTCCAACACATCATTATTCGGTACATTGATGACCACATCCTGAAAGCTTCCATTTCCCGTCATAGATTGAATGGGAACAATCTTGAGCTTCAAATGACTAGCAAATATTTCACTTAATATTTGGGGAAGGTCATCGGCCGTATTGGTGGAGAATGCCTTACCTCCCGTTTTCTTAGCAATCTCTGCTAGAGCATCCTTATTTAATTTACCATTAGCGTTGAGCCCAATCGTATATACGGGAATACCACTTTGATTCGCATCGGTAATCGCTTGTTCTAATTCCTGTGCAGACTGTTCTTCCGTTCGAGTCGTTGCCTCATCAAGATCATTGTTACCATCGGCTAGGAGTACAATTATCGGTTCATGATCCGGATCTGCACCCTGCTGCAACACTTTTACAGCTTCTTTTATCCCAACAGAAGTATCTGTATAAGGTCCCCGATCTAACTGATCAATGAATTGTTTCAAATCTTCCTTATCGGCAGCAGATTGAATCTCAAGTAGCGCCTTCTCTCGCTGAATCTGATCTGTATACGAGATAATCCCTACCTTGTCACCTTGAACAGATAACATATCAATGAACATTTTCATCGCTTCGTTGCCGATTTTATCTGGATCACTTGTCTTCATGGAATTACTTGCATCTACAACGAGCATAGCATCAATTTGTGAAGATGCATCAGCTGCTGCAACTTCCTGCATTCTTAAAGAGAACGGAAGTAGTAATACAGATAAAACAAGCAGTATACGGAGTGAAAATTGTTGTTTTCGAAGCATAGTTATACCCCTTTATTATGAGCTAATTTTGAAATTTGATCTCTTATCTATTAAACTGTAGGCGATAAGTCTTAAGTCCCTGTTAAAATACCCTTAAGATCCATTAAAAAAATCCTGTTCTATTCTAGATCATACCACTCCCACACTAAATTCTACCATTAATATACCGTTATGATATAATTAAACCCTTCAAAGTTCAACAAGTAGAAAAGGCTATGCCGTCCTTTTTCAAAGACGGCATCCGTTTCAGCGGAAATATAAAGATAAAAGTATCAAGAATCAATTTCATAATTACGCAAATCGATTTAGATGCATCGGCGATTATGAAATTGATTCAAGTGAAACTTATACTTTCTTATATTTTGAAAATACGTGGAATCGTTAGAACCACATATGAAAGGAACCTAATATGATTGCATACGTTTTTTTAGGAATTTTGATTCTTTTTATCGCCTTCAAATCAGTTATATACTTTAAACACCGTAAATACACGCCATCTCTCGAGGAAGTAGATCAAAAATTACTATCCCTCATCAACCATAAGGGGGAGCCTCATGAGTAAAAAGAGAGCTGTAACATTAAGACCCTATATACAGACGCGTTTCGCCTATGAAAAGTTGAGGGTAGGCAGCCATTGTGGACATTTTACTGCATTATGGGAAGAGCAATGTAACATTTGTGGTAAAGGCTCCCTCATTACGGTTACGCAAAAAGCCACTTCCAATGTGAAACGCTCTATGCGAAATGAGCAACTTATCGCTCTCCTCATCGGTTTAATTGGAATCTTTGTCAGTCAGACTTTCCTCCAAATGATCCTTAGTGCTGTAGCTGTCATCCTATTGGTCGCTTTACTATGGTTCGTGCAGAGAAGGATGCTTGCCTCAGAGATTCCTTTAGAGTTGGAAAGGCTCTTTATACAAGAACAGGTTAACATCCTTGAGGATTTGAAACATAATCGCAAGACAGCCGTCG
Coding sequences within:
- a CDS encoding vWA domain-containing protein, giving the protein MLRKQQFSLRILLVLSVLLLPFSLRMQEVAAADASSQIDAMLVVDASNSMKTSDPDKIGNEAMKMFIDMLSVQGDKVGIISYTDQIQREKALLEIQSAADKEDLKQFIDQLDRGPYTDTSVGIKEAVKVLQQGADPDHEPIIVLLADGNNDLDEATTRTEEQSAQELEQAITDANQSGIPVYTIGLNANGKLNKDALAEIAKKTGGKAFSTNTADDLPQILSEIFASHLKLKIVPIQSMTGNGSFQDVVINVPNNDVLEANISIMSAQAVEVKLTDPTGASQTIPSNDILYSQSKSYSLLKLLKPKSGDWTLQVKGVNKDKIDINLVFNYDIELTMDPLSSNTFKKGDNIDITSYLTSSGQKLQNSTLYQDMNAKLMVKDVDSGDTQEIEMTNTGDGFEGSYKVAAEHDYEISVVAEDSSLYRETPVVSISAKPGGASPTKPTPVVEEEKDPFAIVPIIGGVIALAAVLAAIYFILAAVKKANRGFVGQMVIEIRDENTGEKTYPQYKKLNGFKGKVNLHQLLQLAPELKETEKIIFLPSKNDRLLLKNGSTVNIEKSGRVMDASKGLEIKGSDRITLPLQNVDKTIMIEYLV